In Sphingobium sp. Z007, one DNA window encodes the following:
- the rpsJ gene encoding 30S ribosomal protein S10 — protein MDSNIRIRLKAFDHRVLDQATGDIADTARRTGALIRGPIPLPTRIEKFTVNRGPHIDKKSREQFEVRTYKRMLDIVQPTPQTVDALMKLDLAAGVNVEIKLA, from the coding sequence ATGGACAGCAATATCCGCATTCGTCTCAAGGCGTTCGATCATCGCGTGCTTGACCAGGCGACCGGCGACATCGCCGATACCGCCCGCCGCACTGGCGCCCTTATCCGCGGTCCGATTCCTCTTCCGACGCGCATCGAAAAGTTCACGGTCAACCGTGGCCCGCACATCGACAAGAAGTCGCGCGAGCAGTTTGAGGTCCGTACCTACAAGCGTATGCTTGACATTGTGCAGCCTACGCCGCAGACGGTCGACGCGCTGATGAAGCTGGACCTGGCTGCCGGCGTGAACGTGGAAATCAAGCTGGCCTAA
- the rplC gene encoding 50S ribosomal protein L3: protein MRTGVIAKKVGMTRLFQEDGRHVPVTVLALEGNQVVARKDVDSDGYVAVQLGAGVAKVKNVAKPQRGHFAKAQVEPKARLVEFRVAEDALLDVGAEIAADHFIAGQLVDVAGHTQGKGFAGAMKRWGFGGMRATHGVSISHRAHGSTGNRQDPGRVFKNKKMAGHMGDRERTQQNLEIVRTDVERGLIFVKGSVPGAKGTWLTVKDAVKVPRPADVPYPASLLAKGVVHEEDDTTPGLVPEAAAHPIAPLPGDDEVKAGVAASDAQANEEGVNDPQNATPTDGDDANGTPGQEG, encoded by the coding sequence ATGCGCACAGGCGTGATCGCTAAGAAAGTCGGGATGACCCGTCTGTTCCAAGAGGACGGACGTCATGTTCCCGTTACGGTACTGGCCCTTGAGGGCAACCAAGTCGTGGCGCGTAAGGATGTCGACAGCGACGGCTATGTCGCCGTTCAGCTCGGCGCTGGTGTCGCCAAGGTCAAGAACGTCGCCAAGCCGCAGCGTGGCCACTTCGCCAAGGCGCAGGTCGAGCCCAAGGCGCGCCTGGTCGAATTCCGCGTCGCCGAGGATGCGCTCCTCGACGTCGGCGCAGAAATCGCTGCCGATCATTTCATCGCGGGCCAGCTCGTCGATGTTGCAGGGCACACCCAGGGTAAGGGTTTTGCAGGCGCCATGAAGCGTTGGGGCTTCGGCGGTATGCGCGCTACCCATGGCGTGTCGATCAGCCATCGTGCCCATGGTTCGACGGGTAACCGCCAGGATCCAGGCCGCGTCTTCAAGAATAAGAAGATGGCCGGCCATATGGGCGATCGTGAACGCACCCAGCAGAATCTGGAAATCGTGCGCACCGACGTCGAGCGTGGCCTGATCTTCGTGAAGGGCAGCGTGCCCGGCGCGAAGGGAACCTGGTTGACCGTCAAGGACGCCGTCAAGGTGCCTCGTCCGGCCGACGTTCCCTATCCCGCCAGCCTGCTGGCCAAGGGCGTTGTCCATGAAGAGGACGACACGACCCCCGGCCTGGTCCCTGAAGCCGCCGCGCATCCCATCGCGCCGCTGCCCGGTGACGATGAAGTCAAGGCCGGTGTCGCCGCTTCGGACGCGCAGGCGAACGAAGAGGGTGTCAACGACCCGCAGAACGCAACCCCGACCGATGGCGACGATGCCAACGGTACGCCTGGCCAGGAGGGCTAA
- the rplD gene encoding 50S ribosomal protein L4, with the protein MKVKVQTLDAAEAGDLELNDAVFGIEPRADILHRVVTWQLEKRRGTARGTRERSDVARTGKKFGRQKGGGTARHGDRRAPIFIGGGKAHGARVRDFNPSLNKKVRALGLKMALSSKVKSGTLTIIDSLDVAEGKTKALVASLAKLNLTKVLFIDGDAVNVSFAKASANIIGVDLLPAVGANVYDILKADSLVLTRAAVEKLEARFNG; encoded by the coding sequence ATGAAGGTCAAGGTACAGACCCTCGACGCAGCGGAAGCTGGCGATCTGGAGCTTAACGATGCCGTGTTCGGTATCGAGCCGCGCGCCGACATCCTGCATCGCGTCGTCACCTGGCAGCTCGAAAAGCGTCGCGGCACCGCCCGCGGCACCCGTGAGCGTAGCGACGTCGCCCGCACCGGCAAGAAGTTCGGCCGCCAGAAGGGCGGCGGCACCGCCCGTCACGGCGATCGCCGCGCGCCGATCTTCATCGGTGGTGGTAAGGCGCACGGCGCCCGCGTCCGTGACTTCAATCCTTCGCTGAACAAGAAGGTTCGCGCGCTGGGTTTGAAGATGGCGCTGTCGTCGAAGGTCAAGAGCGGCACGCTCACGATCATCGACAGCCTGGACGTCGCCGAAGGCAAGACCAAGGCGCTGGTCGCCAGCCTTGCCAAGCTGAACCTGACGAAAGTCCTGTTCATCGACGGCGACGCGGTGAACGTCAGCTTCGCGAAGGCTTCGGCGAACATCATCGGTGTGGACCTGCTCCCTGCCGTTGGCGCCAATGTCTATGACATACTGAAAGCCGACTCGCTGGTGCTCACCCGCGCCGCGGTCGAAAAGCTGGAGGCCCGTTTCAATGGCTAA
- a CDS encoding 50S ribosomal protein L23, giving the protein MAKKQAGTVDNRHYDVVVAPHITEKSTLLSENNAVVFKVAGTASKPEIKAAVEAIWGVDVKSVNTLVTKGKTKRWKGKPYKRSDVKKAIVRLAEGQSIDITEGVR; this is encoded by the coding sequence ATGGCTAAAAAGCAAGCCGGGACCGTCGACAACCGTCATTATGACGTCGTTGTCGCCCCGCACATCACCGAGAAATCGACCCTTCTCAGCGAAAACAACGCCGTGGTCTTCAAGGTGGCGGGCACTGCCTCCAAGCCTGAGATCAAGGCCGCTGTCGAAGCGATCTGGGGTGTGGACGTCAAGAGCGTCAACACGCTGGTCACGAAGGGCAAGACGAAGCGCTGGAAGGGCAAGCCCTACAAGCGTTCGGACGTGAAGAAGGCGATCGTCCGCCTGGCCGAAGGCCAGTCGATCGATATCACCGAGGGAGTCCGCTGA
- the rplB gene encoding 50S ribosomal protein L2 translates to MALKHYNPTSPARRGLILVDKSSLHKGKPVKALTEGKRKTGGRNNKGHVTSRGIGGGHKQRYRIIDFKRRLWDVEGTVERLEYDPNRTAFIALVNYPDGTQNYILAPQRLAPGDKVIAAKKTDVKPGNAMELGQMPVGTIIHNIEMKPGKGGQLCRSAGTYAQLVGRDRGMVMVRLSSGEQRYIRSDCMGTIGAVSNPDNGNTNLAKAGRNRWNGIRPLTRGVAKNPVDHPHGGGEGRTSGGRHPVTPWGKPTKGARTRHNKSTDKMIIRSRHAKKKR, encoded by the coding sequence ATGGCTCTGAAGCATTATAACCCGACGAGCCCGGCGCGCCGCGGCCTGATTCTGGTCGACAAGTCCAGCCTGCACAAGGGCAAGCCCGTTAAGGCGCTGACCGAAGGCAAGCGCAAGACTGGTGGCCGCAACAACAAGGGTCATGTGACCTCGCGCGGGATCGGTGGCGGTCACAAGCAGCGCTATCGCATCATCGACTTCAAGCGTCGCTTGTGGGATGTCGAAGGTACGGTCGAGCGTCTGGAATATGACCCCAACCGCACCGCGTTCATCGCGCTGGTCAACTATCCCGATGGCACCCAGAATTATATTCTGGCACCGCAGCGTCTTGCCCCCGGTGACAAGGTCATCGCGGCCAAGAAGACCGACGTGAAGCCGGGCAATGCGATGGAACTGGGTCAGATGCCGGTCGGCACGATCATCCACAACATCGAGATGAAGCCAGGCAAGGGCGGTCAGCTCTGCCGTTCGGCGGGCACTTACGCGCAGCTCGTCGGTCGCGATCGCGGCATGGTGATGGTGCGTCTGTCGTCTGGTGAACAGCGTTACATTCGTTCGGACTGCATGGGCACCATCGGCGCCGTCAGCAACCCGGACAATGGCAACACAAACCTCGCCAAGGCAGGCCGCAACCGTTGGAACGGCATCCGCCCGCTGACGCGCGGTGTCGCCAAGAACCCGGTCGATCACCCGCATGGTGGTGGTGAAGGCCGGACCTCGGGCGGCCGTCATCCGGTTACCCCGTGGGGCAAGCCGACCAAGGGTGCGCGCACCCGTCACAACAAGTCGACCGACAAGATGATCATCCGGTCGCGTCACGCCAAGAAGAAGAGGTAA